A part of Leptotrichia hongkongensis genomic DNA contains:
- a CDS encoding ABC transporter ATP-binding protein, whose product MEQTETLIKINNLVTSFRIKDEYFTAVDNISLELRRNEILAIVGESGCGKSTLATSIIGLHNPINTKVTGEINFEGKNLVEIDEEEYNKIRGNKIGMIFQDPLSALNPLMRIGEQIEEGMIYHTKLSKTERETRMLELLENVGIKNPKRVARQFPHELSGGMRQRVMIAIALSCKPEIIIADEPTTALDVTIQAQILDLLKTLQSEINAGIILITHDLGVVAEMADRVAVMYAGEIVEIANVNDLFNNPKHPYTRSLLNSIPQLDTETEKLHVIQGIVPSLTKLERTGCRFSQRIPWIKESEHEKNPTLHEVEKEHFVRCTCWKNFHFEK is encoded by the coding sequence ATGGAGCAAACTGAAACATTGATAAAAATTAATAATCTTGTTACGAGTTTTCGGATAAAAGATGAATATTTTACAGCTGTGGATAATATTTCGCTGGAACTTAGAAGAAATGAGATACTTGCGATAGTGGGGGAGTCGGGATGTGGAAAAAGTACGCTTGCAACTTCTATTATTGGACTGCATAATCCGATTAACACAAAAGTGACAGGGGAAATCAATTTTGAAGGGAAAAATTTGGTAGAAATTGATGAAGAAGAATACAACAAAATTAGAGGAAATAAAATTGGGATGATATTTCAGGATCCTTTATCGGCTTTAAATCCGCTTATGAGAATAGGAGAACAAATTGAGGAGGGAATGATTTATCATACAAAATTGTCCAAAACTGAAAGAGAAACCAGAATGCTGGAATTACTAGAGAATGTAGGAATAAAAAATCCAAAACGTGTAGCAAGGCAATTTCCACACGAATTATCTGGAGGAATGCGTCAAAGAGTAATGATCGCAATAGCACTTTCCTGCAAGCCTGAAATTATCATAGCCGATGAGCCGACAACAGCATTGGACGTTACAATACAGGCACAAATACTGGATTTGCTAAAAACTTTGCAAAGTGAAATAAATGCTGGGATTATACTGATTACTCATGATTTGGGCGTTGTTGCTGAAATGGCGGACAGAGTGGCAGTAATGTACGCTGGAGAAATTGTAGAAATCGCAAACGTAAATGATTTGTTCAATAATCCAAAACATCCCTACACAAGATCTCTGTTAAATTCAATCCCGCAACTTGACACAGAAACTGAAAAATTACACGTGATTCAAGGAATTGTTCCGTCACTAACCAAATTAGAGAGAACAGGTTGCCGTTTTTCTCAAAGAATTCCGTGGATAAAGGAAAGTGAACACGAAAAAAATCCGACATTGCATGAAGTGGAAAAAGAGCATTTTGTAAGATGTACTTGCTGGAAAAATTTTCATTTTGAAAAATAA
- a CDS encoding ATP-binding cassette domain-containing protein, whose protein sequence is MSFIEVKDLKVHYPIRGGFFNKVIDHVYAVDGVSLTIEEGKTYGLVGESGSGKSTIGKAIIGLEKIKSGKIIYEGKEIDRKFRNRRSEYNRNVQMIFQDSLSSLNPKKRVLDLISEPLRNFENLTSDEEKRKVSELLEIVGINREDIYKYPHEFSGGQRQRLGIARAVATKPKLIIADEPVSALDLSVQAQVLNYMKDIQEQFGLSYLFISHDLGVVKHMCDYMFIMYRGRFVETGTKNDIYKNPEHFYTKRLIAAIPEVHPEKRLENKKRRLEIEKEYLKNKKKYYDENGRVFDLKKLTDTHFVAIKDEIIQNNGKGGK, encoded by the coding sequence ATGAGTTTTATTGAAGTGAAAGACTTGAAGGTTCATTATCCTATTCGTGGGGGCTTTTTCAATAAGGTAATTGACCATGTGTATGCTGTGGATGGTGTCAGTTTGACTATTGAAGAAGGGAAGACTTATGGACTTGTGGGGGAGTCGGGGTCTGGAAAGTCTACGATTGGGAAAGCGATAATTGGGCTTGAGAAGATAAAAAGTGGAAAGATAATTTACGAAGGTAAGGAAATTGATAGGAAGTTTCGTAATAGAAGAAGTGAATATAATAGAAATGTGCAGATGATTTTTCAAGATTCATTATCTAGCTTAAATCCTAAGAAGAGAGTTCTTGACTTGATTTCTGAGCCTTTGAGAAATTTTGAGAATTTGACTTCAGATGAGGAAAAGAGGAAGGTGTCAGAACTGCTGGAAATTGTAGGGATCAATAGAGAAGATATTTACAAATATCCACATGAATTTTCTGGTGGACAGAGACAGAGGCTGGGAATTGCACGGGCTGTTGCTACAAAGCCTAAATTGATTATAGCAGATGAGCCTGTGTCAGCACTTGATTTATCGGTTCAGGCACAAGTTTTGAATTATATGAAGGACATTCAGGAGCAGTTTGGACTAAGTTATCTTTTTATTTCCCACGATTTGGGAGTTGTAAAGCATATGTGCGATTATATGTTTATAATGTATCGTGGAAGATTTGTGGAAACTGGGACAAAAAATGATATTTATAAAAATCCTGAACATTTTTACACAAAACGTCTAATTGCTGCAATTCCAGAAGTACATCCTGAAAAAAGGCTGGAAAATAAGAAAAGACGATTAGAAATTGAAAAGGAATATTTGAAAAATAAAAAAAAATATTATGATGAAAATGGGCGTGTCTTTGATTTAAAAAAATTAACAGATACCCATTTTGTTGCTATTAAAGATGAAATAATACAAAATAACGGAAAAGGGGGAAAATAA
- the opp4B gene encoding oligopeptide ABC transporter permease yields MWKTVLRRILVMIPQLFILSLLIFVLAKLMPGDPFTGLITPQTDPAALEELRRKAGLLDPWHIQYVRWLKNAVSGNLGMSYTYNVPVKTLIGERAVNTFILSLLSLILTYCIAIPLGMLAGRYQNSFLDKFVTFYNYVSYAIPTFVLSLIMIWFFGYTLGWFPTTGSVTAGLSTGTLGHILDRIYHIILPAITYALLGTTWIVQYLRNEVIDAKNLDYVKTAKSKGVPENKVYSRHIFRNSILPIAAFFGYSITGLLGGSIFIEKIFSYPGMGGLFVNSIITRDYSVVTALILLFGFLTLLGSLLSDIILSIVDPRIRIE; encoded by the coding sequence ATGTGGAAAACAGTTTTACGAAGAATTCTGGTTATGATACCGCAATTATTTATACTTAGCCTATTAATCTTTGTTCTGGCAAAACTTATGCCGGGAGATCCGTTTACAGGGCTGATTACACCACAAACTGATCCTGCGGCACTTGAAGAGTTACGAAGAAAGGCAGGATTGCTGGATCCTTGGCATATTCAGTATGTAAGATGGCTAAAAAATGCCGTTTCTGGAAATTTGGGAATGAGCTACACTTATAATGTTCCTGTAAAAACGCTTATTGGGGAACGTGCAGTAAATACTTTTATTTTATCGCTACTTAGCCTTATTTTGACATATTGTATTGCAATACCGCTTGGAATGCTTGCTGGACGTTATCAGAACTCATTTCTTGATAAATTTGTCACATTTTATAATTATGTGAGCTATGCGATTCCGACTTTTGTGCTTTCGCTTATAATGATTTGGTTTTTTGGATATACGCTTGGATGGTTTCCAACAACTGGATCGGTGACGGCTGGACTTAGTACCGGTACTTTGGGACATATTTTGGACAGGATTTATCACATCATATTGCCTGCAATTACGTATGCATTGCTTGGAACAACTTGGATTGTGCAGTATTTGAGAAATGAAGTAATTGACGCTAAGAATCTGGATTATGTGAAAACGGCGAAAAGTAAGGGGGTACCTGAAAATAAAGTTTATTCAAGACATATTTTTAGAAATTCGATTTTACCGATTGCAGCATTTTTTGGATATTCAATAACAGGACTTCTGGGAGGCTCGATTTTTATTGAAAAAATATTCAGTTATCCTGGAATGGGAGGACTATTTGTAAATTCAATTATAACAAGGGATTACAGCGTTGTTACAGCATTAATACTGCTGTTTGGATTTTTAACATTGCTTGGAAGTTTGCTTTCAGATATTATTCTTAGCATTGTTGATCCTAGAATTAGAATAGAGTAG
- a CDS encoding ABC transporter permease, with the protein MSNNEILKKNNEKAENFDEIKKSGKPTGIGVIVREILKDRLALASLIILVILFGIIFIGSLFANQEEIMKISLLDKYAIPMKEGFWLGSDSGGRSILGQLILGARNSIIIGFTITILTSGIGIFFGLIAGYYGKWVDNVIMRIIDFITILPTLMIIIVFVTIVPKYTIATFVLIMSAFYWVGAARLIRSKALAESQKDYILASKTMGTKDFTIIFREILPNLSSIIIVELTLGFAGNIGIETGLSFLGFGLPLSTPSLGTLVGYAADPEVLSTKLWIWLPASILILIMMLCINYVGQALNRAADAKQRRG; encoded by the coding sequence ATGTCTAATAATGAAATTTTAAAGAAAAATAATGAAAAAGCAGAAAATTTTGATGAAATTAAGAAAAGCGGCAAGCCGACTGGAATTGGTGTTATTGTGAGAGAGATTTTGAAAGATAGATTGGCACTTGCTTCGCTTATTATTCTTGTAATTCTTTTTGGAATAATTTTTATTGGATCGCTTTTTGCAAATCAGGAGGAAATTATGAAAATAAGCCTGCTGGATAAATATGCCATTCCTATGAAAGAGGGATTTTGGCTAGGTTCTGATTCTGGTGGGCGTTCAATATTGGGGCAGCTGATACTAGGTGCTAGAAACTCGATTATTATTGGTTTTACAATAACAATTTTAACATCAGGAATTGGAATATTTTTTGGGCTTATTGCAGGATATTATGGGAAATGGGTGGATAATGTGATTATGAGAATTATTGACTTTATTACAATTTTACCTACGCTTATGATAATTATTGTGTTTGTTACTATTGTTCCAAAGTACACGATAGCGACTTTTGTGCTGATAATGAGTGCATTTTACTGGGTTGGAGCAGCAAGGCTGATTAGAAGTAAGGCACTTGCAGAAAGTCAGAAAGATTATATTTTGGCTTCAAAGACTATGGGAACAAAGGATTTTACGATAATTTTCAGGGAAATACTGCCTAACTTGAGTTCAATTATAATTGTGGAATTGACATTAGGATTTGCTGGAAATATTGGAATTGAAACAGGGCTTAGTTTTCTTGGTTTTGGATTACCGCTTTCTACACCGAGCCTTGGGACTTTGGTTGGTTATGCAGCAGATCCGGAAGTATTGTCTACAAAATTATGGATTTGGCTTCCAGCATCAATATTGATTTTAATTATGATGCTTTGTATTAATTATGTTGGACAAGCTTTAAACAGGGCGGCTGACGCAAAACAGAGAAGAGGATAA